The Pseudofrankia inefficax genome window below encodes:
- a CDS encoding phosphotransferase family protein, translated as MSTGELPDAADRELDPARAAGLDAERIAAWLAATVNPAVSAVALRRLPGGHSNGVWRLDAVAPGGVVPMILKAPQPPNVVHQRDACREASVLAAAGALGAPVPLVFATDTGMATGLRCFAMEYVEGRALADATSAGPHDDAWLRGEGPEAVRAVWESFYDALAALHSVDAAKVPDASHGPRGVLDVLDYWRAALVDVAPAASVPRQLRVLDWLRDNLPAGADDDPAVCMGDARIANCLLAGTTARALVDFEVAYLGNPAADVAYGLFFDGLHRAGAERPVDGQPSADETWARWSRATGRPARDRGYWTAFGVTVLCVTATRAMIQWGLAGGTIETANPMVARWEKTVERALRA; from the coding sequence ATGAGCACCGGCGAATTACCCGATGCCGCGGACCGTGAGCTGGACCCCGCCAGGGCGGCCGGCCTCGACGCGGAGCGCATCGCGGCCTGGCTCGCCGCCACGGTGAACCCGGCGGTGTCGGCCGTGGCCCTGCGCAGGCTGCCCGGCGGCCACTCGAACGGGGTCTGGCGCCTGGACGCCGTCGCGCCCGGTGGCGTCGTCCCGATGATCCTCAAGGCGCCCCAGCCGCCGAACGTGGTGCACCAGCGCGACGCCTGCCGGGAGGCCAGCGTTCTGGCTGCCGCCGGGGCCCTGGGCGCGCCGGTGCCCCTGGTGTTCGCGACGGATACCGGCATGGCCACCGGCCTGCGGTGCTTCGCGATGGAGTACGTCGAGGGGCGCGCCCTGGCGGACGCCACCTCGGCCGGCCCGCACGACGACGCGTGGCTGCGCGGCGAAGGCCCCGAGGCCGTGCGGGCGGTGTGGGAGTCGTTCTACGACGCGCTGGCCGCGCTGCACTCGGTCGACGCGGCGAAGGTCCCCGACGCCAGCCATGGGCCGCGCGGCGTGCTGGACGTCCTCGACTACTGGCGGGCCGCGCTCGTGGACGTCGCGCCGGCGGCGAGCGTCCCGCGACAGCTGCGGGTGCTGGACTGGCTGCGGGACAACCTGCCAGCCGGCGCCGACGACGACCCGGCGGTCTGCATGGGCGACGCCCGCATCGCGAACTGCCTGCTCGCCGGGACCACGGCCCGGGCGTTGGTCGACTTCGAGGTCGCCTATCTCGGCAACCCCGCCGCCGACGTCGCCTACGGGCTCTTCTTCGACGGCCTGCACCGGGCCGGCGCCGAGCGTCCGGTCGACGGCCAGCCGTCCGCCGACGAGACGTGGGCCCGGTGGAGCCGCGCGACCGGCCGGCCGGCCCGGGACCGTGGCTACTGGACGGCGTTCGGCGTCACGGTGCTGTGCGTGACGGCGACGCGCGCGATGATCCAGTGGGGCCTGGCCGGCGGGACGATCGAGACGGCGAACCCGATGGTCGCCCGCTGGGAGAAGACCGTGGAAAGGGCGCTGCGTGCTTGA